DNA sequence from the Pseudochaenichthys georgianus chromosome 8, fPseGeo1.2, whole genome shotgun sequence genome:
tcccccttgacagtgaaacgccacgcgtgagtatttccctgtctcaatccaaatggaactgtatgaaataaaaaggcacatttgtcttgtagtaaataaaaagggcgacctggagccaatcctgcaatttccccacaggtgaaagcgttgacatgctgaaagcccaacccctgtataggggggtctggggggattctcccccaggagattttttgaaatactaacataaaatacacattctggtactctcttgagaagaaaaataaatacatctattactacacaacatatttaaaaaaatgaatgccattttagttttttgttactcagagagaagagggaagaagctgtgttaattactttacattgtggataagggtggatagcccccattgttctgtgtgtcaaaatgaaagacagcccacacatcaatcatcaaaccgtggggtcttatttaattacgtgttgatttctatcaacacgtaatgttgtatcgatgtatatagagatgtattacagcaaaagtattctccgtcgggacttcctgcaacaacaccacgccgttatcttgaatctgattggccagaagacattatcaaagatgttctattgagaagacgatcactacgtgacaaaagttttcaaaaccgtttctagtcttcggtattcttgtttttggcgtgagaatagtttgggcagcgtgagagcgtgagattgagagtgaaagcgtgtgtcacacgccagatgcgtgagagttggcaaccctgcgaccaggtggagggattatatctcttcgctggcctgggagcgccttgggaccccccagtcagagctggttgatgtcgccagggaaaataaagtttggggctctctgctggaactgctaccccgcgacccgaccacggataagtgggagaagatggatggatggatgtatagCCTACCCAGAACATAGAATCTGCCGGAAGATGACTTGAATATATTGGGCAATTTGGCCCAATTAGCATAAATTGCGTTAAATAGCATTCATGACATTATAGCCCGCAGACGATAGTTTAAAAATGGCTTGGCTATTTGGAGAATTGCTGAGTTGTTTTGGAGGTTATTGAAGATGTTGAACaagtttctgacatgttcaggaTCAAACATGGCAGTTTTCACCAGAGTGGCCATATTTGTAGTCCCTGTGGTCACGTTTTGATATATTTTGATTCTATTTAAAGTTTTATGGGACTCAGAACTGCCATTTATTATCCTAAAATTGAACATCCTCAATATACGTTACAAACCACACCAAAGTTCTCAAAATGTGCCAAGCATTTTTTTGTTGCTATTGTCTGCATAATGCTAAATAAtgctaattaattatatttatgctAATTGTGCAAATTCCTCAACATATGCAATTTAGCATCGGGCAGTTTCTATGTAATGGGGACCCATATACATTTCTATTATAAAACTTTTGGGATACTCAACATGCAGGGTTTACATTGCTGGCAAGCATGGGAAATGGTTGAAAAAAACGATTCTATTATTAAACTATTCGGATCTACAATATTCACCTGAATGACATATTTTGATGTAAAAAGAAACTAGTTTGTTTCTTTATTTGTGGAAATAATTGTCCATTTTTCACATatgcttgtgtgtgttgtgttgcagACAGGAGGGTCTCTCCAGCAGAGGGCTGATGTTTGGACGGAGGAGGTGGGGGCCACCAGAGGACCAGAGGCCAGACGCCCTACTTCTGTGGAAAACTTGGTGAGTTCGGTTTTAAGAAATCGGTTTACTGAATTATTCACGAGAGTTGCTCTAAAAACTCCTAAAATAAGCTGCTGGTGAGTGGTGAGACATCATCCTGTGTTTGGGGGTGAACTGAGGGGAAGTGTTCGAGGTAAGTATCTTGTGAGGAGGATAACAGAGGTTGAACCAGTCAAATATTTTGCCCTTTTTGGGGCAAATGTTGTGAACTGTGAAACAAAGACAGTGATTATACTTATGCACAGGTAGTCTACCAAAGGGAACATGTAAATAATTGCAATAATATTTGTGTTACAAGAGTGCCCTCTGCTGGTTAGAGGCTGATTTAATTTGAAAGCCATCAGTTTTCTGTCAAAGCTTTCTAAAGAAGGATTAAACCTGCAGCTGGAACAGAAAGGCAGAGATTACAGATTGTCTggcattaaaataaatacatatgctGTATTCTTTACAAACATTCACATTAACTGAAATATGGACCTTGTATCATCTAAACACAGATCTTATAATACACTCTAAATTAAATATGGCTCTACATCTAAAGACAGTGGCATTCACACAAACTGATAATTCACAAACTGAAGCCATATGGTTCTCCATAGGAGGGCTGAAATTACCATTTGAATAAACAACAGGGACGTCCCTGAGATAAACCCTGTCAGTTTCCGTCTGTTCCTCATCTGGAGGTGACGTGCCAACGAACCTGCACATCCCACATCCTACTGTAATAACAATCGAAGGATTAACATGGTTTCTGTGTTGTTTTGGTCCAACGCGGGATTTATCCTTTGCTTATAACGGAGAGAAGCAGTGAGCCGCGTTAGATGGATATTTCAGCTGTGCTTCTACAGTTAGGGCTGCAATTGAGAAAATACATTTCCATTGATCTGGAGATTTCTTCCCGATTAATCTTTTGATCTATATAGTGTCAGATAATACTATACAAAATGTCCATCCTACTTTCTCAAAGCTCAAGGTGATGTCTTGAAACGTCGTCTCCTTAATATCATATAAAAGGGGAAAGCTGTAAAGTATGTCCATATTTAACAGGCTAAACACAGCATTTTCAAAATGTTAGCATGAAAACATTTGAATTTTAATTGGTTATTATAATATTTGGCAGTTATATTATTAATGGATAAGTTGACTCATTGTTGGAACTCAAATATTAATGTCCTCCTTGTAGAATCCATTATTTCTGACACATGAGCTGCTTTTCTTTGTTTCTTTATGATCACATTATACCCTGAGGTTTACAAGATATATTAACTCCAACTGGTGTATGTGTTGTTGTACAGATGTCGATGAAAGAGGACATGAGGATGAGCAGAGAGGAGCTTCCCCTCGGCAAAATACCATCAAGGGGTGAGGGGATTCATTCAACACATTTTACTGACCCCCGTGTTGGATGTTAACTACAGTATGGGCAGTTACTCACGtactgtacttaaaggtgggttaggtaattcacttcagaaacacgttttgttatattccatggaatgctcttaacatcccgatagcaatgaatacattaaatgctttgacaatacataacaacatgtcatctgtggaagccgtggcgctgtaaaaagcacgaccaatcatctgagccggcccggctaaagtaactggatggcctaccggcctgtcagccttccatctgtgcacaaactgatctcgtgccctcattggtcatgtgcgcgttcgtgtgtgttgggggaggggctctgtgaggaagtctgaaggaaggggcagatttgttCCCATTGCGtaatttcaaattctagcgcactcgagctggcgtctccattcttacctactaCCTTTAAGCACAAAGTCGCAGTATTTTTACAGATTTTTTATTATCTCAATTTGTTCGGCTTCATTATACTTCTATATcagattcaaaattgtacaTTTAACTCTATTTTCATGTTTGAAGTTCAGGTTTACCATTCCGTTCTCGTTCGGTTAAAAGCATGAATCCCAAGATTTGTAGATTTTTTGTCATAAACTAATTGAAGACGTGTTGCTTTTTTTCTATCAGTTAAACTATTGCAAAAAGCCTCTTGGATCAGCAGAAACATGCATCGACACCATCGCATCAGAACATATTCCTGCACACTGAATACTTttacttgttttattttatttacattttggtACAAATACTAAGATTTTAGACGTAAGTCACATCACAACTTTTATATCTAGTGGTGTAGTTCAACAGagtggtatcagtactttgtcTAAAGTAAAACATCTCAATATTAACCGCTGTTCGAATGCTCTCCACACCTATCACTGTAACATCAACATATTCAGAATTTCACTTCTGTGCCACATATGTAATGTTACGTGTATCCCTAAACTGTTTCTGTAATATTCATTATGTCAGTAAATTATTTGGGGCCCATAATGCCTCCACCAGAGCCTTCAATTCTCCACCCTCTTTATCGCTCTTTAAGCCTTTTATCTCCGTTTCTCTCTCTGGTCTATCTTTATCTCCCGCTTCAGCATTTTGCACACAGCCTCTCATTCCTGTGCAGAAAGTCTGTCTAATTACTTGGCTTGCTTATCTAGAGGGAATGAAAAGATAAAGAACCAAAGTATCAAAAACAGACAATAAACAATCTCTAGAATATTAAACAGCATTTCTTCCTATATTCCACTTTTGCCCTTCTGAAACATGCAGCCCGCTAATGAGCCCAGCATTCTGCCTCCCTCTCTGGTGTAATTCAATTAACTGCCATCCAAGCAAAAAATAATTATGCATAAAGTAAAGTATTTAGTAGTCTGCTAACCCTCTGTGCTACTAATTCCAGGGCCATAATTTAAAAATCATTGCCgcctttatttttttaatgaataATTTCACTAGAGATCTTGCTTTGACGTTCAAGCTGGTTCATCATCTGACTCAACGAATCCTCTTCTTTGCCCCTTTCATTCCTCGTCTCTCCAGCTCCGTCTCCCGTGGGAAGCGTGTCTCGCTCTACAGGAGGAAGGTCCACGAGGGCCCGGGTGGCCCACCAGCCCAGCGGCTCCAACCCCACCCTGCTGCCCTTCAGCAGGGGCGAGGCGATCTCTGTGCTGGTCCAACAGCCCAGGAACGGCTGGCTGTACGGATGCGCTGACAGCAGCTCACGGTGAGCGatgaatgtgcatgtgtttacattacattacatttagctgacgcttttatccaaagcgacttacaacaagtacattcgaccaggaagacacaaccttgaagaaaacagaatcatataagaacatcaggtttcatagagccaaacatttcaagtgccactcaactggctttagataagccagtcctttattagtatataagtgctttgttaatagttctttgttagtagttctatcgctcgaagtggagtcgaaagagatgagttttcagtctgcgctggaaggtgtgtaagctatctgctgtcctgatttcaatggggagctcattccaccattttggagccaggatagcaaacccacgtgtttctgctgatgggaacttgggtccccctcgcagcgagggtgcagcgagccgtttggttgatgcagagcgaagtgcacgtgctggggtttacggtttaaccatgtcctggatgtaggatgggccagatccattcacagcatggtacgcaagtaccagagtcttgaagtgaattctagcagttaccggaagccagtgaagggagcggaggagcggagtggtgtgggaaaatttaggaaggttgaagaccagacgagccgctgcattctggatgagctgcagaggtcggatggcacatgcaggtagaccagccaggagggagttgcagtagtctaggcgtgaggtgacgagagcctggaccagaagctgcgtcgctttctgggtcagctggggacgcatcctcctgatgttgtaaagcgtgtatctgcagcagcgggttgtagcggcgatgtttgcagtgaaggacaggttgttatctaggatcacacccagattccttgcagtctgagtcggggaaacaacagaggtgccaatgttgattgttaggtcaagagtgggacaatcttttcccggaaggaaaagcagttcagtcttgtcaaggttgagcttgaggtgatgagcagacatccactgagagatgtcagctaaacaagcagagatgcgtgcgacgacctgggtctctgagcggggaaaggacagaattaattgggtgtcgtcagcgtagcagtggtatgaaaaaccatgcgggctaatgacagatccgagcgagtttgtgtacaaggagaagaggagaggaccaagaacagagccctgagggacccctgtagttaattgacaagggtcggactcggaccctctccaagtaaccctgtaggtgcggtctttgaggtatgaggtgaggagggaaagtgcagagcctgaaactccaagttcttggagagtgcgaaggaggatctgattgttcgccgtgtcgaatgcagcagacaggtccaacaggatgatgacagaggagagggaggctgctttagcagtgtgcagttcctcagtgacagcaatgagggcagtttctgtggagtgacctgccttgaaaccagactggtgcggatccagaaggtgaCATCTGTAtggcttaaaggggccctattctgcaCATGTTCAGGTTGATAGTAtttagtgcctctactgtgacatgtttacatgctttaatgttcaaaaagctgtgAGATGCAGTGACTCTGCTATAAAAACTTTACAGAACATTAGGGTTTTGAAGTAAGaagttacatttttttaaaggggccatattatgctcatcttcaggttcatatttgtgtctctactgtgacatgttttaatgttcaaaaagctctttattgttctcatactgcctgtgctgcagcacctcttttcaccctctgtctgagaccagagcccagtctgctctgattggttagctatctgttgtgattggtcaaccgcttagagatgtcccgccccttagcctatcaaatacaatgtgttggagcactggCCAATAGAAGCGTACAATTATTCTTATATTTATTGTTCTAGACACAGGTCAATTTTCCTAAGAACAACCCAGCTGGTTTACCAAAGTGATTTATTTATATTAACGTGGAAGgggaaagaacatatttaaagGTCAGAAGAACAGAAAATCAAAAACACATTTCTTGAAAAATTATGCTGCTAGATTGAACTTTGGAATGTCAGCCTTTGCAGCCATTTGCTTTCACACAAACCGAACACACTTCAGGAAAGTGAAAACCcttaaaagcataatagggccccgtAACACCTGATCTAATCCACTTCCGTTAACTTcactgtttggctttcttgttttCAGTCAGGGATGGTTTCCAGCCGCCTATGTGGAGCAGGTGGACGATCCTCCGACAGCACCCAGCTCTGGGTAAACATCCAATCcactgtgttcaataaaaacgaCATGTTACGAATTCAGAAACTCAAGGTAtaggacccaattgcacgacccaggagacagaggtaaagtatttgtaagatactttattttccaaTAGATGAACAAAAATAAACACTTTCTAATCTCTTGATGAGATGACAAAAAGTGAACAAAAGAAAATCGCTCACGTCGTGAGGAACAACAACATCATGGTATCAAGGAGAGCATGGATCTGAGCGAGGcatgagacaagacgaactgacgaAGAACACATGGGAGACTGGGGACTTTAAACACatgacaacaagacacaggtgggaacaatcaggggcggggctggtgCTGACGAGCGGGAGACACACAAGAGGTAGATAATTAGGAAGCCTGGAATGACGGGTAAATGGTgattgacaacaacaacaacaacaaccataaaacaacataaaaatgAAACTCTCTTAACATTTCTGTCGGTGCACAACAATACAAAGAACAGGCTTTTGATACAGTGAATGACTCAACTGTGCACTAACATCATGGCAAAAGCTTTCCAGCATTTGAAGcagctggttagcttagcttagcttagcttagcttagcacaaccACCATAGACTAAAGGAAACTACGAGCATGACTTATCACATTATTTGCTTCAAACTATTCTTTAATTGGCTTAAGTCTAACACATTAATGATCATATTTTGAGTACGCTATTCATGATGTGATGAATAGGATTCATTGTATATTTTCTATCAATTGTTAATCTACTATTAAAGCAGAGCAACCTATTCATCGTTACATGACAAAGCAAGTACAAATCCAAAATAAAGTTTACAAATCTCAGAATAGACGCTTAAATCTAATCATGAATTACTGAATGACAAACAGAACTGCATTACCCAATGTCACTCTCCCACATGAATTAACTTGAAAAAGTATTTTTAACAATGCTGCCTGTCGACCGTGGTCTCACAGTGGCTTGCCTCGTGTTTGTGTGCCTTACTTCTCACAGTCCAAAAAAAGACAATCAATTATTTATTTGCAGCCATTTGCTTTTCAACCTGATACTGGATATATTGTGAAGCTCCCCCAGGCTGCCCTTATTGTTTTATGGGctcaatattttaaaagaggGCCAGCATGAAGTGGAGGCCTGGAATAATAACATGaactatttaatatatttgggtGGCCCATTGCTGGGAGGAAACCCAGTAAAAGTGTTCAAACCAAAACTTTGCTCAGTCCGTGTAGACCCATGCTAGGGTTTTATGcctataattaaaaaaaataatgttgATTTAATGCACTGACCATTTGATTTTGAAATGAATGGTGATGGTGTTAAAATCTGATATTGTTTAAGTATGGGTTAGGGTTATGAAGGACAAAAAGCATTTCTGGGGAATGAAAAAAAAATTCTTTATTTAATTTCAGACACTCATCTCTCCGAAGCAGTAACTCCATGAGTAACCTGCTCGACCAATCGGGAGGCAGGAGCTACAGCGGAGCCCCGCCCCCGCCCCCTCCACCTCCGTCATCGTCCAATAAGGAGTACGAGATGCGGCCAATCACACGGACTCCGGACAAAAAGGCTGAgtctaattcagaaaaaaaggtAAGGCTGTCAGTCTGATTATTTATCAGTGTCAATATCATCAATTCACTCTCTgccaaaataaatctatttaaCCAATtattacttcttttttttaatcataaatGTACTTTTGTCTTTTTTCCTTCAGTCTTTATAAAAAGTATTTGGGGACCAGAgttattaaagtcaatactagatattttaaatgtataagCACCAATAAGAACAATTTCTGGCCTACCAAAATTCTGTTGGTTGATCCTCTCTAGATGGTAATAACGCGGTTTGAAAAGTTAGTGATCCATTCATACATACTCTTGGTTTTTTCCACGTTCTGTTTGTAAATACATCATTATTAACGCGTTTGAAGTCCAAGTCTGCCTTTGTTATGTGGAAATTAATGTTAATAAATGACCAAGGAAATAAGAAGTTACATgatttttaacaactttcaaCCCAAACCTATAATTATCTTTTAATATATAACTTTTAAATACTCAGTTCCCATGAATAAAGCCACAAGTTACAGTATATAATCCCTTCATAAAGCTGCATTGATACATGCTTTTACATCACAAAGTGTTTGGGACGAGCTGATGAAGGTTCGTCTTGTAAATCTATTCACCAGTCTGTCCAGCAGGGGCACTGCAGCAGCTTCCTGTTCTCCACGGCTCCTCAGCCCTCTTTCTGGTGGACGCATGGAGGGAGCTCCAGCTGCTGATGGTGTTAGAgcgagcagtgtgtgtgtgtgtgtgtgtgtgtgtgtgtgtgtgtgtgtgtgtgtgtgtgtgtgtgtgtgggtgtgtgtgtgtgtgtgggtgtgtgtgtgtgtgtgtgtgtgtgtgtgtgtgtgtgtgtgtgtgtgtgtgtgtgtgtgtgtgtgtgtgtgtgtgtgtgggtgtgtgtgtgtgtgtgtgtgtgtgtgtgtgtgtgtgtgtgtgtgtgtgtgtgtgtgtgtgtgtgtgtgtgtgtgtgtgtgtgtgtgtgtgtgtgtgtgtgtgtgtgtgtgtgtgtgtgtgtgtgccatgtTTGAAGTCCTTGTGACTAAAAGGGTCTGATATATAACCTTGAGGTGCTGCAGTGTGACAATACAGCCAAATGTATTTTTGCTACATTGATAACTTTCCCTGATTTTTCTGCATTGTCTCTGTTGCTGTtgctctcgtgtgtgtgtgtgtgtgtgtgtgtgtgtgcgcgtgtgtgtgcgcgtgtgtgtgtgtgtggtctagcattactatacttgtggggacctaaatctgtttacatagtcacgtgtggggactggcttcccttatggggacaaattggaggtccccataagggggatcattaattttagggtgaagacttggttaggattaggataaggattagggtaaggttaagggttagggttaggcatgtgttggttatggttaaggttaggataagtctccaggaaatgcatgtaagtcaatgtaatgtcccctgaagtgatgtatacatggtgtgtgtgtgtgtgtgtgtgtgtgtgtgtgtgtgtgtgtgtgtgtgtgtgtgtgtgtgtgcgcgcgcacgtgcgtgtgtgtgtgcacgtgtgtgtgcacgcgtgtgtgtgtggtgtgtgtgaggctGCCTATCTTAATACATCTCCGAGCCTCTTGTTTGAGATCCGACTGAAAGCAGAGGGTCGAGGGCCGCAGCTCCATGAGTGCATCATGCGTCTACATTTTACCGTTTCGATtggctctctctcactcacacctTTCTCGCGTGTTTTTCCACAGAGAAACCCACATGCATCACAACCAGATCTTTTCCCGAGGTAAGATCAATGCACCTCTGGCTCTCTCTCAGGTTGTAAAATATTTAAACGGCACTACAGACAATAACGATATTTTTTGAAGTATATCATGAACCCATTAAACGAGCCAACAGAAGAGGGCCGTGATCTAAATGGCACAGAATTGCTTTCCTTCCATTAGAGTTTGAAGTGCAGTTTAGTGCTGAAACCATTCAGTTACGGCCGTTTGGGAACCGTGACTATTACTCAGGTTTCGCTAGATGAGGCTTCTACGGTGTGAAATGAACTTCTCGTTTCTCTTGATATAACCTTCGCTGTTCGGCTAAAATGTGCTATTTTCAGATATAGCTTTTCTGCACTCTGTCTCTAACTCCTCCAACATCCATTTCTCTTTCTGttccttttattttgaaggggtACCAACCCATTTGCCACCATTAAGCTGAAGCCCACGTCAACCGATGACAGATCGGCCCCTCGTGTACACCGACGATGACATCTTTACCCCAAACAAGCGCTGTCGAGGAGCCTAAGAGTTTAGTTTTACCGTTAAAAAATAGCTAAGCATATACGGTCGAAAGTGACTGAGTAAATCTGGAGGTGAGGCTGTTCATCATTTCACACCTTGCCCATAAAACACTTTGTTTGCTGAAGAAAGAGGGCGAAAAAGTATAAATATTTTATAATTCTTGTGTTCGCACAAAGAGTGTAGATTTTAAAAAGCGTTTGAAGGACTTTTCGACAG
Encoded proteins:
- the baiap2l2a gene encoding BAR/IMD domain-containing adapter protein 2-like 2 is translated as MSGMNSDQLYRSTMGIYSSLMDDFNPSLQKLVSLGKSYVQAFQDLALTSEAYFSALSKIGERAFHTISSRSLGDVLIEMSESQRRLTVELDGVFRWFTMEVLQEMDNNIRQDRTYISDSRKHYEMEVHNQAVSMDRQLRRGANQDCSEYVQFLRESHSEALKEEERRYRFLSEKHCGLIQSIAHLMNKTGGSLQQRADVWTEEVGATRGPEARRPTSVENLMSMKEDMRMSREELPLGKIPSRAPSPVGSVSRSTGGRSTRARVAHQPSGSNPTLLPFSRGEAISVLVQQPRNGWLYGCADSSSRQGWFPAAYVEQVDDPPTAPSSGHSSLRSSNSMSNLLDQSGGRSYSGAPPPPPPPPSSSNKEYEMRPITRTPDKKAESNSEKKRNPHASQPDLFPRGTNPFATIKLKPTSTDDRSAPRVHRR